From Hartmannibacter diazotrophicus, a single genomic window includes:
- a CDS encoding HAD family hydrolase, with amino-acid sequence MEIRAVAFDIDGTLVDSEPLHFEALQTVSTRYGVVISPVEPDHTGTSMDDVWLYLKGGYPESLTQTVWMGEILEEYLAGLAGLQPMPGALETMHHLKANGLRLSCVSNSIRRIVDANIASLGIGHLTDFTISRDDVSVGKPHPEPYLTAAERFGVHPAEMLVVEDSLTGQRAAEAAGARVLRLGADIAHLGEIVDWLGLAAPAQEAAG; translated from the coding sequence ATGGAGATCAGGGCAGTCGCCTTCGACATCGACGGAACGCTCGTGGACAGCGAGCCGCTGCATTTCGAGGCCCTGCAGACGGTCTCCACACGCTATGGCGTGGTCATCTCGCCCGTCGAGCCCGATCACACCGGCACCAGCATGGACGACGTCTGGCTCTATCTCAAAGGCGGCTATCCGGAGAGCCTGACGCAGACGGTCTGGATGGGCGAAATCCTCGAGGAATATCTCGCGGGCCTTGCCGGCCTGCAGCCGATGCCCGGCGCGCTGGAGACCATGCATCACCTGAAAGCCAACGGGCTTCGGCTCTCCTGCGTTTCCAATTCGATCCGGCGCATCGTCGACGCGAATATCGCCTCGCTCGGCATCGGCCATCTGACGGATTTCACGATCAGCCGGGACGATGTCTCGGTCGGAAAGCCTCACCCCGAGCCCTATCTGACGGCGGCGGAGCGGTTCGGCGTGCATCCGGCGGAGATGCTTGTGGTCGAGGACAGCCTCACCGGCCAGCGCGCCGCCGAAGCGGCCGGCGCCCGCGTGCTGCGGCTCGGCGCCGACATCGCGCATCTCGGCGAGATCGTCGACTGGCTCGGCCTTGCCGCTCCGGCGCAGGAAGCCGCCGGCTGA